The proteins below come from a single Gimesia alba genomic window:
- a CDS encoding SH3 domain-containing protein, giving the protein MCSLDRWILTPLLITGLLLCLADDVDAKKRTFPYEAVVNAEEALVRSGNGRRYYPTLKLKRGSRVTVHRHDPGGWFMITPPQGSFSWIRAEYVQKTAGNRGRVTENGVVVRVGSAFGDSRDVEQIRLSKNDEVTVLGSKNVQTEFGNVQMYQIKPPTGEWRWVEGHLLVPTNQYQPGQTPPTPVDSPLANNEKDPFTQNITKSDSPAPHQEMIKTPTDGSARRSVPEEEQIAAAKQAIKTIDTQFRAMIEAEPTAWDLNALEQDYKTLQQEIKHPAIASKIDLRLDAVNRYRKVQAEYQDFLKLAEETSKRDAELVSMAPDQNKTSRYPAPEMTTPGSESLIPPTPEPSAQPATPAQPVTPLPQPSAPTPTIPQPQTTPQPTQPAQPQFSGAGIVRRLRNVRQGMPTHALVAPNGQFLAYLQPVSPQINLDAAVGRPIGVTGKRWFRSDLRGDYILVESMMPVRLQAAPVPGR; this is encoded by the coding sequence ATGTGTTCGCTAGACCGCTGGATCCTGACACCTTTATTAATAACAGGGCTGCTACTCTGCCTGGCCGATGACGTTGATGCCAAAAAACGAACATTTCCTTACGAAGCGGTCGTCAACGCGGAAGAAGCCCTGGTAAGAAGCGGCAATGGACGTCGCTATTATCCCACGCTCAAACTCAAAAGAGGCAGCCGCGTCACCGTGCATCGGCATGATCCGGGCGGCTGGTTTATGATTACGCCTCCCCAAGGAAGCTTCAGCTGGATTCGCGCTGAATACGTTCAAAAAACAGCCGGCAACCGTGGTCGAGTCACAGAAAACGGCGTCGTGGTACGAGTTGGAAGTGCCTTTGGTGATTCGCGTGATGTCGAGCAAATTCGGCTCTCCAAAAACGATGAAGTCACTGTTTTGGGAAGTAAAAATGTCCAGACCGAATTCGGCAATGTCCAGATGTATCAGATCAAGCCCCCAACGGGCGAATGGCGCTGGGTGGAAGGGCATCTGCTGGTTCCCACGAATCAATATCAACCCGGACAAACTCCCCCCACACCCGTTGATTCACCGCTGGCTAATAACGAAAAAGATCCCTTTACTCAAAACATTACAAAAAGCGATTCTCCTGCACCGCACCAGGAAATGATTAAGACCCCCACCGATGGCTCTGCACGTCGTAGTGTTCCAGAAGAAGAACAGATTGCCGCCGCCAAGCAGGCCATCAAAACCATAGATACACAATTCCGAGCCATGATCGAAGCCGAACCAACAGCCTGGGATTTAAATGCCTTAGAACAAGACTACAAAACGCTACAGCAGGAAATCAAACACCCTGCGATCGCCAGTAAAATTGACTTGAGACTGGATGCCGTTAATCGCTATCGAAAAGTGCAGGCAGAATATCAAGATTTCCTGAAGCTGGCTGAAGAGACCAGCAAGCGCGACGCCGAGCTCGTCTCGATGGCTCCCGATCAGAACAAAACCAGTCGCTATCCTGCTCCGGAAATGACGACACCAGGATCAGAATCCCTGATTCCCCCGACTCCTGAACCGTCCGCTCAACCAGCGACTCCAGCACAACCAGTCACTCCACTGCCTCAACCCAGCGCTCCGACACCAACGATTCCTCAACCACAGACAACGCCACAACCAACGCAGCCAGCACAACCACAGTTCTCTGGAGCAGGCATCGTCCGCCGATTAAGAAACGTGCGACAAGGAATGCCAACCCACGCGTTAGTTGCTCCCAATGGTCAGTTCCTCGCTTATTTACAGCCGGTCTCACCACAAATCAATCTGGATGCCGCAGTGGGACGACCCATCGGCGTCACCGGCAAACGCTGGTTCCGCTCTGACTTACGCGGCGACTATATATTGGTCGAATCGATGATGCCGGTCCGCCTGCAAGCCGCTCCCGTCCCTGGACGATAA
- a CDS encoding OmpH family outer membrane protein, with translation MKKFITSAMVIAIAGCFGCLTETASAQNTAPANAKSVEHKVGLIDMAHVFKNYTKFTALREELKAEIQQSDAKAKAMAEQIQAVQKEMQDFKQGSPEYLAREKQLAQAASDFEAFRKVAQRDFLRKESRIYHTIYMEVTDTVKKYAKIYNYTLIMRFNRENLDTDDPKKLIQGMNRQVVYHRADDDITLSVLDYLNRSYKPSSAGAAPTRSTTRPTPGTKTR, from the coding sequence GTGAAAAAATTTATTACATCAGCTATGGTTATTGCTATCGCCGGTTGTTTTGGCTGTTTGACTGAAACAGCGTCAGCACAAAACACCGCACCGGCTAATGCAAAATCAGTGGAACACAAAGTCGGTCTGATTGATATGGCCCACGTGTTCAAAAACTACACAAAATTCACCGCGCTGCGTGAAGAGTTGAAAGCAGAGATCCAGCAAAGCGATGCGAAAGCCAAAGCAATGGCTGAGCAAATTCAGGCTGTCCAGAAAGAAATGCAGGATTTCAAACAGGGAAGCCCTGAGTATCTGGCACGCGAAAAACAGCTGGCACAGGCCGCTTCTGATTTTGAAGCATTTCGCAAAGTGGCACAACGCGACTTTCTGCGAAAAGAGTCACGCATCTATCACACCATTTACATGGAAGTGACAGACACCGTCAAGAAGTATGCCAAGATCTACAACTACACTTTGATCATGCGGTTTAATCGTGAAAACCTGGATACCGATGATCCAAAGAAATTGATTCAAGGCATGAATCGTCAAGTTGTTTATCACCGTGCCGATGATGACATTACGCTGTCAGTTCTGGATTATCTGAACCGCAGCTATAAGCCAAGTTCAGCTGGTGCCGCTCCGACTCGTTCGACGACGCGTCCGACACCGGGTACGAAAACTCGCTAA
- the lpxC gene encoding UDP-3-O-acyl-N-acetylglucosamine deacetylase, with protein sequence MRTRNQRTLARSLECTGVGIFTNSDVKIRFCPAPENHGIQFVRTDLAGSKPIPALIEYAVFKQRRTAIEHQGASVEMIEHVMAALAGLQIDNCRIEINAPEAPCFDGSSQDLSLALLDAGIVEQPFKRELICIEQALTVEDESGSFIQAKPLNRSVLAIGYYLNYGEDSPVTPQCLTLEINPETWMNQLAFSRTFVLEEEVEAMRALGYGQRLSAEDLLVLGQEGPVGNELRTLDECVRHKILDCLGDFALIGCDLHGYFSAHQSGHALNRELIKKIKSTHRSTLTETVWKAA encoded by the coding sequence ATGCGAACTCGGAATCAGAGAACGCTGGCCAGATCATTAGAATGTACTGGAGTTGGGATTTTCACCAACTCAGACGTCAAAATTCGTTTCTGTCCGGCTCCGGAGAATCATGGAATTCAATTTGTCCGTACGGATCTGGCTGGTTCAAAACCAATTCCCGCTTTGATCGAATATGCCGTTTTCAAACAGAGGCGAACGGCGATTGAACACCAGGGTGCGTCGGTCGAAATGATCGAGCACGTCATGGCTGCTTTAGCTGGATTGCAGATCGATAACTGCCGTATCGAAATCAATGCTCCCGAAGCGCCTTGTTTTGACGGTTCATCACAGGATTTGTCTCTGGCATTGCTGGATGCGGGCATCGTTGAGCAACCGTTTAAGCGAGAATTGATTTGTATCGAACAGGCTCTGACTGTTGAAGACGAATCGGGAAGTTTCATTCAGGCCAAGCCGTTGAATCGGTCGGTTCTGGCGATTGGTTATTATCTGAATTACGGTGAAGATTCCCCTGTAACTCCACAGTGCCTGACCCTGGAGATCAATCCCGAGACGTGGATGAATCAACTGGCTTTTTCACGAACCTTTGTTCTGGAAGAAGAAGTTGAAGCGATGCGTGCCTTGGGATATGGGCAGCGTCTTTCTGCGGAAGATTTACTGGTTCTGGGACAAGAGGGACCGGTAGGAAATGAATTACGGACACTCGATGAATGTGTTCGTCACAAAATATTAGATTGTCTGGGTGACTTTGCCTTGATTGGCTGTGATCTGCACGGATATTTCAGTGCGCATCAATCGGGGCATGCTTTAAATCGTGAGTTAATCAAAAAAATTAAATCGACGCATCGTTCCACGCTGACTGAAACAGTATGGAAGGCTGCCTGA
- the lpxA gene encoding acyl-ACP--UDP-N-acetylglucosamine O-acyltransferase translates to MPTNISNLSYVDPKAEIGEDVTIGPFCHVGPHVTIGSGTVLQSHVSITGHTTIGERNRFFPTSVIGTEPQDAGYSDAPTRLEIGDDNLFREGCTVHRGAEKEDHRTRIGNRNTFLCNSHVAHNCRIFDDVTLVNGVLLGGHVHVHDRAIVSGNTVVHQFCTVGTLAFVSGSARATVDVPPFMICTGADDFRVRTVNIVGMQRAGISESCVAVIRRAHRLFYRKHKKLEEVRDIFSQELDGVMPMALQTLFNHFEAIQGSKAGRGREEAARNAKYVPQESEQITTRRAA, encoded by the coding sequence ATGCCGACAAATATATCAAATCTTTCCTACGTCGATCCTAAAGCGGAGATAGGGGAAGATGTTACAATCGGACCATTTTGCCATGTTGGTCCTCATGTAACGATCGGAAGTGGGACGGTACTGCAAAGTCATGTTTCCATTACCGGGCACACCACAATTGGGGAACGAAATCGATTTTTTCCAACATCGGTGATTGGTACTGAGCCGCAGGATGCAGGCTATTCAGATGCCCCCACCAGATTAGAGATCGGCGATGATAATCTGTTTCGGGAAGGTTGCACCGTTCATCGCGGCGCTGAAAAAGAGGATCATCGTACTCGCATTGGAAACCGGAATACATTTCTTTGTAATTCTCACGTGGCTCATAATTGTCGAATTTTTGATGACGTCACTCTGGTCAATGGTGTCTTACTCGGCGGCCATGTACACGTTCATGATCGGGCGATTGTTTCCGGAAATACGGTCGTGCATCAGTTTTGTACTGTAGGGACGTTGGCCTTTGTCAGTGGTTCCGCACGTGCGACTGTGGATGTGCCTCCATTTATGATTTGCACCGGCGCGGATGATTTTCGAGTTCGGACCGTGAACATTGTCGGCATGCAACGTGCGGGTATCTCTGAAAGTTGTGTTGCCGTCATTCGCCGGGCACACCGATTGTTTTATCGAAAACACAAGAAACTGGAAGAAGTAAGAGATATTTTCAGCCAGGAACTGGACGGGGTGATGCCGATGGCATTGCAAACTCTGTTCAACCATTTTGAAGCCATTCAAGGTAGTAAAGCCGGTCGAGGCCGCGAAGAAGCAGCGCGCAATGCGAAATATGTTCCTCAAGAAAGCGAACAAATTACAACACGGAGAGCAGCATGA
- a CDS encoding Gfo/Idh/MocA family protein — MSLMNVAVVGVGALGRHHARILAGLEGVNLSAVADTNPEQGQAIAEQHGSRWVADYRDLFEGIDAVSLAVPTHVHLAIASEFLSRKIPVLVEKPIACNLEEAEALVRIAEAHNTLLQVGHVERFNPATQAAFARCSNPRFIRSERVSPYTFRSTDIGVIHDLLIHDIDLVLSLVDSEVKSVEAFGVSVMGEHEDVVQARLRFQNGCIADLTASRICPTAKRDMQIWGASGCVTVDFTSREVTSYQPSETLLYGTPPLERARKAGANIEALKQDVFGTFLKVDSPDVSSADALTAELNSFVEAIRTQSEPLVGGPQALKAMQVAERVLEAVNCHEWDGSQQGAVGPFLQFPAEQRRMAG, encoded by the coding sequence ATGAGTTTAATGAATGTGGCTGTAGTCGGAGTCGGGGCATTAGGGCGTCATCACGCTAGAATCTTAGCTGGACTGGAAGGTGTGAATCTGTCAGCTGTGGCAGATACGAATCCGGAGCAGGGTCAGGCTATTGCGGAACAGCATGGCAGTCGCTGGGTTGCCGATTATCGTGATTTATTCGAGGGGATCGATGCGGTTTCACTGGCCGTTCCCACGCACGTCCATCTGGCGATTGCCAGTGAATTTTTATCCCGCAAAATTCCGGTTCTGGTGGAAAAACCGATTGCCTGCAATCTTGAGGAAGCGGAAGCACTGGTGCGGATCGCCGAAGCACATAACACTTTGCTTCAGGTAGGGCACGTAGAGCGGTTTAATCCTGCGACACAAGCGGCATTTGCGCGTTGTTCGAATCCACGATTTATTCGCAGTGAACGCGTCAGTCCTTACACATTTCGATCAACTGATATTGGCGTGATTCACGACTTGCTGATTCACGATATTGACCTGGTGCTGTCTCTTGTCGACTCAGAAGTAAAAAGTGTAGAAGCTTTTGGTGTTTCAGTGATGGGAGAGCATGAAGATGTCGTTCAGGCCCGTTTACGCTTTCAGAATGGATGTATTGCCGATCTGACAGCCAGCCGGATTTGTCCCACAGCGAAGCGGGACATGCAGATCTGGGGCGCCTCGGGCTGTGTGACCGTTGATTTCACCAGCCGCGAAGTCACCTCATATCAACCATCAGAAACGCTGCTCTATGGAACGCCTCCACTGGAACGGGCACGAAAAGCAGGCGCGAACATTGAAGCATTAAAGCAGGATGTGTTTGGGACATTTCTGAAAGTTGATTCGCCGGATGTCTCATCAGCAGATGCGTTAACAGCTGAATTGAACAGTTTCGTTGAAGCCATTCGAACCCAGTCCGAACCATTGGTCGGAGGCCCGCAGGCGCTCAAGGCGATGCAGGTTGCAGAACGGGTGCTGGAAGCGGTGAACTGCCACGAGTGGGATGGAAGCCAACAGGGAGCAGTGGGGCCGTTTCTCCAGTTTCCTGCAGAACAACGCCGAATGGCTGGTTAA
- the bcp gene encoding thioredoxin-dependent thiol peroxidase gives MATESKVPEVGKRAPAFYLPAYPEGKIRLSQFKGEKNVLLYFYPKDNTPGCTTESCDFRDRVATFKRKDTVIMGISPDSVASHEKFATKFDLPFILLSDENHEIAEKYGVWVEKMNYGKKYMGIQRSTFLIDKAGKIAAAWPKVKVNGHAEEVAEALKELD, from the coding sequence ATGGCTACTGAAAGCAAAGTGCCTGAAGTTGGCAAACGTGCTCCTGCTTTTTATCTTCCCGCTTACCCTGAAGGAAAAATTCGCCTGAGCCAATTTAAGGGTGAGAAAAATGTACTGCTTTACTTCTATCCTAAAGACAACACACCAGGTTGCACTACCGAATCCTGCGATTTTCGGGATCGAGTCGCCACCTTTAAACGTAAGGACACTGTGATTATGGGGATCAGCCCGGATTCGGTTGCATCACACGAAAAATTCGCAACCAAATTCGATCTCCCCTTCATTCTACTGTCCGATGAAAACCATGAGATTGCCGAAAAGTACGGCGTATGGGTCGAGAAGATGAACTACGGCAAAAAATACATGGGCATTCAGCGATCCACCTTTCTGATTGATAAGGCGGGAAAAATTGCTGCTGCCTGGCCGAAGGTCAAAGTCAATGGTCACGCTGAAGAAGTCGCAGAAGCTCTGAAAGAACTAGACTGA
- a CDS encoding endo-1,4-beta-xylanase has protein sequence MGNLRFLIAPSQVPEDWSDLHRAYLNAVDGRVFPTRVEVDGNLLTFRRQTSQSCKLNIVWKITDFGRPVIRTASLSEREEPYVLLLELARGKISTLKDQLSVWQIAGLNIPDELWKLHDEAFSAFSKAAVNQDKLEECSELAGVALQKAHAAAEMLVQLYARQRLMILHQRAQSLKLPVSLGCNLGEFIPNSQETRQICQAFDAANTDLINWKLIEQFEGDQNWDLCDQQVDWCEKNHLLIRGGCLLDFAPQGLPDWLESWKLDMVNFQSIISHFIETAITRYTGSIRTWTLVSAINTGGVFGLNEETRLTLTARAIEVAKQTDDSIQCFIRVEQPWGDYLSKGQHQLSPMQFVDAIDRLGVGLSGIDLEFSIGYYPNGSHHHDLLDISKLIDKWSILNLPLHITLAFPSDDSVIDEKNSSISKVQASQWKTDWSEAAQAEWIDLYLPLLLAKPAVTGVYWSRFRDQDARRFPHSGLINLEGKAKPALKTITKYHQQYWRS, from the coding sequence ATGGGCAACTTGCGTTTTTTAATAGCACCCTCCCAGGTACCTGAAGACTGGTCTGATCTTCATCGTGCTTATCTGAACGCTGTTGATGGTCGTGTCTTCCCCACGCGCGTTGAAGTCGATGGGAACCTGCTGACGTTTCGTCGTCAGACTTCACAAAGCTGCAAGCTGAACATTGTCTGGAAAATCACTGACTTTGGCCGTCCTGTCATCAGAACAGCTTCCCTCTCCGAACGGGAAGAACCTTATGTTCTGCTCCTCGAATTAGCTCGTGGAAAAATTTCGACACTGAAAGATCAACTCAGTGTCTGGCAAATTGCCGGTCTGAACATTCCTGATGAACTCTGGAAACTGCACGATGAAGCGTTCTCCGCGTTCTCGAAAGCAGCGGTTAACCAGGACAAACTGGAAGAATGCTCCGAGCTGGCGGGAGTCGCTCTACAGAAAGCGCATGCTGCAGCCGAAATGCTGGTGCAACTTTATGCGCGCCAGCGATTGATGATTCTACATCAACGAGCACAATCACTGAAACTGCCTGTATCACTGGGCTGCAACCTGGGTGAGTTTATCCCCAATTCACAGGAAACCCGGCAAATCTGCCAGGCCTTCGATGCCGCGAATACTGATCTGATTAACTGGAAACTGATCGAACAGTTTGAAGGAGATCAGAACTGGGATTTATGCGACCAGCAGGTTGACTGGTGCGAAAAGAACCATCTGCTGATTCGTGGCGGATGTCTGCTCGACTTTGCTCCACAAGGTCTGCCCGACTGGCTTGAATCCTGGAAGCTGGATATGGTCAACTTTCAGAGCATCATTTCACATTTCATCGAAACCGCCATCACGCGGTATACCGGCAGTATCCGGACCTGGACTCTGGTTTCCGCCATAAATACCGGTGGAGTGTTTGGTCTCAACGAAGAAACACGCTTAACATTAACCGCACGGGCAATCGAAGTTGCCAAACAGACCGACGATTCCATTCAATGCTTTATTCGGGTGGAACAACCGTGGGGCGACTATCTATCTAAAGGCCAGCATCAGTTATCCCCCATGCAATTTGTGGATGCCATTGATCGGCTCGGCGTCGGCCTTTCCGGAATCGATCTTGAATTCAGCATCGGTTACTACCCCAATGGTTCCCATCACCATGATTTGCTGGATATCTCCAAACTGATTGATAAATGGAGTATTCTCAATCTGCCTTTACATATTACGCTGGCATTCCCCAGTGATGACAGTGTCATTGATGAGAAAAATTCTTCTATCTCCAAGGTCCAGGCAAGCCAGTGGAAAACAGACTGGAGCGAAGCCGCACAGGCGGAATGGATTGATTTATACCTTCCCCTGCTCTTGGCTAAACCTGCTGTGACGGGTGTGTACTGGTCCCGATTCCGAGATCAGGATGCACGTCGTTTTCCCCACTCTGGCCTGATCAATCTCGAAGGCAAGGCCAAACCAGCCTTGAAAACGATCACCAAATATCACCAGCAATACTGGCGGTCCTGA
- a CDS encoding phosphoribosylaminoimidazolesuccinocarboxamide synthase — protein MASTALIESSLSGIPVRRGKVRDVYDFEDRLLFVATDRISAFDWILSPGIPDKGRVLTQISRFWFERFESVSNHLLSMNPADLPLPDDADLEALSGRCMVVRKTEVVPFECVVRGYLSGSGWKDYLATGAVCGIDLPEGLQQSDQLPEPLFTPATKAETGHDENVSFQTMSDAIGQELADKLRNLSIQIYQQGSEYAQQRGIILADTKFEFGILDGEPILIDEVLTPDSSRFWPAEYYQPGGPQRSLDKQFVRDWLETTTWDKNSPPPTLPEEIVSKTREKYFEAYKMLTGEECTW, from the coding sequence ATGGCTTCTACAGCTCTTATTGAAAGTTCGCTTTCCGGAATTCCCGTCAGACGGGGTAAAGTTCGAGACGTGTATGATTTTGAGGACCGATTACTGTTTGTCGCCACAGACCGTATCAGTGCGTTTGACTGGATTCTATCACCCGGCATTCCAGATAAGGGGCGGGTATTAACTCAGATCAGTCGGTTCTGGTTTGAACGATTTGAGTCGGTTTCCAATCATTTACTGAGCATGAATCCGGCTGATTTACCACTTCCCGATGATGCTGATCTCGAGGCGCTGAGCGGTCGCTGTATGGTCGTTCGAAAAACAGAAGTAGTTCCCTTTGAATGTGTTGTTCGCGGTTATCTTTCCGGTTCCGGCTGGAAGGATTATCTGGCGACGGGCGCCGTCTGTGGAATCGATCTGCCGGAAGGCTTACAGCAAAGTGATCAGCTTCCGGAACCACTGTTTACGCCGGCAACCAAAGCGGAAACAGGCCACGATGAAAATGTTTCTTTTCAAACCATGAGTGATGCCATCGGTCAGGAACTGGCAGACAAATTGCGAAATCTGAGCATTCAGATTTATCAGCAGGGATCCGAATACGCACAGCAGCGAGGCATCATTCTGGCAGATACGAAATTTGAATTTGGGATTTTGGACGGCGAACCGATTCTGATTGACGAGGTGCTCACACCTGACAGCTCCCGTTTCTGGCCCGCCGAATATTATCAACCGGGAGGGCCTCAACGGTCACTGGACAAACAGTTTGTACGTGACTGGCTGGAGACGACTACTTGGGATAAAAACAGCCCGCCACCCACACTACCTGAAGAAATCGTGTCCAAAACGCGCGAGAAATACTTTGAAGCATACAAGATGCTGACTGGGGAAGAATGTACCTGGTAG
- a CDS encoding serine/threonine protein kinase: MSSSEASPQKGASSANKITHLGEFRLKRKLGAGGMGDVYLAEQESLDRKVAIKTLKKKFANDPKFVERFYREAKAMAKLDHPNVVRCYAVGEDHGFHYVAIEYIDGKSMQDWMDKLKQLSIGDATLIILACLDALSHAHESKLIHRDIKPDNILVTSKGVVKVADLGLAKAVDEDNSMTQSGTGLGTPLYMPPEQARNAKHVDHRTDIYALGGTFYNFLTGKFPFSGDTALELIMAKESGKFESVRKLNPEVPEKLDLLIEKMMAKNPDHRFKNCAEIMTLLEDMELESPSLSFIDGEAASGVSRVRRKGKSKVSSAAAPKRNSGGEVSSAKDAERSVSKNKKEVVEQRVWFIQHQNAAGKTIVSKMTVAQIKQGVKAGVINTTAKVKRTAEGEFIALAQCPEFDSVMQVRTIKDKADARAMNMQDKINEISRDYDRRNRRRFFKNLAEGTWGWITLIIYLGIIAAICFFAYRYIPELWRWIAVKLNLS, encoded by the coding sequence ATGTCTTCATCAGAAGCCTCACCTCAAAAAGGGGCATCATCCGCGAATAAGATTACTCATCTGGGAGAGTTTCGACTGAAACGCAAGCTGGGCGCCGGTGGTATGGGCGATGTCTATCTGGCCGAGCAGGAAAGTCTGGATCGTAAAGTGGCGATCAAGACTCTGAAGAAAAAGTTTGCTAACGACCCGAAATTTGTAGAGCGTTTTTATCGTGAAGCGAAAGCAATGGCCAAGCTTGACCATCCCAATGTGGTCCGCTGTTATGCTGTCGGGGAGGATCACGGATTTCATTATGTTGCCATTGAATATATCGATGGCAAGAGCATGCAGGATTGGATGGATAAGCTCAAACAGCTCTCCATTGGCGATGCCACATTGATTATTCTGGCCTGTCTGGATGCGCTTTCGCATGCACATGAGTCAAAACTGATTCATCGCGATATCAAACCCGACAATATTCTGGTGACCAGTAAAGGCGTCGTGAAGGTCGCTGATCTGGGGCTTGCCAAAGCCGTTGATGAAGATAACTCAATGACCCAAAGTGGCACGGGACTGGGCACGCCTCTTTATATGCCTCCCGAGCAGGCAAGGAATGCCAAGCACGTCGATCATCGGACGGACATTTATGCCTTAGGGGGAACTTTTTATAACTTCCTGACGGGCAAGTTTCCGTTCAGTGGCGATACGGCTCTGGAACTGATCATGGCTAAGGAGTCTGGGAAGTTTGAGTCCGTACGCAAGCTCAATCCTGAAGTACCCGAGAAACTGGATCTGTTAATTGAAAAGATGATGGCCAAAAACCCGGATCATCGATTTAAGAATTGTGCCGAGATTATGACGTTGCTGGAAGACATGGAGCTCGAGTCTCCATCTTTGAGCTTTATCGATGGTGAAGCCGCGTCTGGTGTCTCACGAGTTCGTCGCAAAGGCAAAAGCAAAGTATCATCCGCAGCAGCTCCCAAGCGGAATAGCGGGGGTGAAGTTTCATCTGCGAAAGACGCAGAACGATCGGTCAGCAAAAACAAGAAAGAGGTTGTGGAGCAACGCGTCTGGTTCATTCAACATCAGAACGCAGCCGGCAAAACAATCGTCAGTAAAATGACGGTTGCCCAGATCAAGCAAGGGGTGAAAGCCGGAGTCATTAATACGACTGCTAAGGTCAAACGCACAGCCGAGGGAGAGTTTATTGCGCTGGCACAGTGCCCGGAATTTGATTCGGTCATGCAGGTCCGCACAATCAAAGACAAAGCTGATGCGCGTGCGATGAATATGCAGGATAAAATCAACGAAATCAGCCGTGATTATGACCGCAGGAATCGCCGTCGGTTTTTCAAAAATCTGGCTGAAGGGACCTGGGGTTGGATTACCCTGATCATTTATCTGGGGATCATAGCCGCAATATGTTTCTTTGCTTACCGTTATATTCCGGAATTATGGCGCTGGATTGCCGTAAAATTGAATTTATCCTGA